The Podarcis raffonei isolate rPodRaf1 chromosome 2, rPodRaf1.pri, whole genome shotgun sequence genome window below encodes:
- the LOC128408192 gene encoding HAUS augmin-like complex subunit 3, producing MLSRRRSRVFLLDTVDRGSEFVETLKFVYPKADDLQEKDFDWLFDCPETEQFLESFCNIVGEENVSSSTELEAYEKLVISGKPVLEGEALEQVLKTCRQASQLRCAMQENDTLPLETLEQEVQMLKSQCACRVMRRTKLQIRLASLKRELSHSAEKKEKASRELKKAHLRLEPENFQSNDALSQACKKVKELMQWHRKPASKRQEASMAAADLEHCLELEEKVSKALLGFSPKVLPDVVSDVEADQTVLVKRGQGDSWEKLDTGSMERRAQKVLLDSKSTICNDDSEGHKTTYDMLKSQVLPKGQLGNKNEPEFTCKALLQETDRMESENFRTVQDGCQGGLKMRGEAAEMEHAKDDKLSSYQEELERMALAYMCSQGKALVTSANIKGISYTLKWAGKALKAAKENKVEEKKGELYLRRATFQEQLCILQREVRQAKTKKLVPLLQTSASLLRLPVVCGELTLETRRLGHLVSMQEQAAGQMMVQWSHLELLGLLLMHEQKNLQQMKTQLEGMVTTSNESHAKLQEWQACFDDSRFSIKQCPRTLIDPSDLTMLRLWEMLNRHSQDKQLFHAYGALAGWGSRLCQELRMLKVQLATPHSQLPKLESDNEVLHCLMYGDCNQLMLRAQGLEEPLEQLYTTQAKLYQMLMDTLSDVKAKQKSLRSHFQQTERSLYMHFFTNPEQLKELVQEAEKQTLAFS from the exons ATGCTCTCACGGAGACGCTCCAGAGTTTTCCTCCTGGATACAGTTGACAGAGGAAGTGAGTTTGTGGAGACCCTGAAATTTGTTTATCCCAAGGCAGATGATCTTCAGGAGAAAGACTTTGACTGGCTCTTTGATTGTCCTGAGACAGAACAGTTTCTTGAGTCTTTCTGCAACATAGTGGGGGAGGAGAATGTATCCAGTTCTACAGAACTGGAGGCCTATGAGAAACTGGTCATTTCCGGGAAGCCTGTTCTGGAAGGTGAAGCACTGGAACAGGTGTTGAAGACCTGCCGCCAAGCCTCTCAGCTCAGGTGTGCTATGCAGGAGAACGACACCTTGCCTCTCGAGACACTTGAACAAGAGGTGCAGATGCTGAAGAGCCAATGCGCCTGTCGGGTAATGCGGCGCACCAAGCTCCAAATTCGCCTAGCCAGCTTGAAGCGGGAGCTCTCTCATTCAgctgagaagaaagagaaagcaagccGGGAGCTGAAGAAGGCACACCTGCGGCTAGAGCCAGAGAACTTTCAGAGCAATGATGCTCTCAGCCAAGCCTGTAAGAAAGTAAAGGAGCTGATGCAATGgcacaggaagcctgcaagcaagcgGCAGGAAGCCTCAATGGCAGCAGCGGACCTGGAACACTGCCTCGAATTGGAAGAAAAAGTCTCAAAGGCTTTATTGGGATTCTCACCAAAGGTCTTGCCAGATGTTGTCAGCGATGTGGAAGCTGATCAAACAGTTCTGGTGAAAAGGGGGCAGGGAGACTCTTGGGAAAAACTGGATACAGGGTCTATGGAAAGACGAGCTCAGAAAGTGCTGCTAGATAGTAAGAGTACAATCTGCAATGATGATTCTGAAGGTCACAAAACGACATATGACATGCTGAAAAGTCAAGTTCTCCCCAAGGGGCAGCTGGGCAATAAGAACGAGCCAGAGTTTACTTGTAAAGCTTTGCTGCAAGAAACGGACCGAATGGAAAGTGAGAACTTCAGAACCGTTCAGGATGGTTGTCAAGGAGGGTTGAAGATGCGGGGAGAAGCTGCTGAAATGGAGCATGCCAAAGATGACAAGCTGAGCAGCTATCAGGAAGAACTGGAGCGCATGGCATTGGCTTACATGTGCAGTCAGGGAAAGGCACTTGTGACCTCTGCAAACATTAAAGGAATTTCATATACCTTGAAATGGGCAGGAAAGGCCCTCAAGGCTGCTAAAGAGAACAAG gtggaggaaaagaaaggagaacTGTATCTTCGTAGAGCCACTTTCCAGGAGCAGTTGTGTATCCTCCAAAGGGAGGTTAGACaggcaaaaaccaaaaaacttgTCCCTTTGCTCCAGACCAGTGCCAGCCTCCTTCGCTTGCCTGTAGTATGTGGGGAACTCACTTTGGAAACCAGGAGACTTGGTCATCTTGTATCAATGCAAGAACAAGCTGCTGGCCAAATGATGGTCCAGTGGAGCCATCTGGAGCTGCTGGGGCTCTTGCTGATGCATGAGCAGAAGAATCTGCAACAGATGAAGACCCAACTGGAGGGGATGGTGACTACCTCGAATGAATCACATGCTAAATTACAGGAATGGCAAGCCTGCTTTGACGATTCAAGGTTCTCCATTAAGCAATGCCCACGGACTCTGATAGACCCCAGTGATCTCACCATGTTAAG GCTGTGGGAGATGCTAAACAGGCACAGTCAAGATAAGCAACTCTTCCATGCCTATGGGGCCTTGGCAGGCTGGGGCTCCCGGTTATGCCAGGAGCTCAGGATGCTCAAAGTGCAGCTGGCCACACCACACTCTCAGCTTCCTAAACTGGAGTCTGACAATGAGGTACTTCACTGTTTGATGTATGGTGACTGCAACCAGCTAATGCTTCGTGCTCAG GGACTAGAAGAACCTCTGGAGCAGCTTTACACCACACAAGCCAAACTCTACCAAATGCTAATGGACACCTTGAGTGATGTGAAGGCCAAGCAAAAATCCCTGCGGAGTCACTTTCAGCAAACTGAGCGCAGCCTCTACATGCATTTCTTCACTAACCCAGAACAGCTGAAGGAGCTGGTGCAAGAAGCTGAGAAACAGACCCTGGCATTTTCTTAG